From a single Desulfobulbaceae bacterium DB1 genomic region:
- a CDS encoding twin arginine-targeting protein translocase TatC translates to MASPVIFWQLWAFVAPGLYQHEKRVIIPFTLLSSVCFLGGAAFGYYVVFPPAFRFLMGYTTDFLSALPTVKEYFALSLRLLIAFGVVFELPVFMVLLAKLGIVDRPFLNRNRKYAFLLSFVIAAILTPTPDVVNQLLMAVPLVILYEISIVAVWIFGRKIDSEEATADDAAE, encoded by the coding sequence CTGGCCAGCCCGGTTATTTTCTGGCAGCTATGGGCCTTTGTCGCCCCCGGTCTGTATCAGCATGAAAAACGGGTGATTATCCCCTTTACCCTGCTTTCCTCGGTTTGTTTCCTCGGCGGCGCCGCTTTCGGTTATTATGTCGTCTTCCCGCCGGCCTTCCGTTTTCTCATGGGCTACACCACTGATTTTCTTTCCGCCCTGCCCACGGTCAAGGAGTATTTTGCCCTGAGCCTGCGTCTGCTCATCGCCTTCGGGGTTGTTTTCGAATTGCCGGTGTTCATGGTGCTGCTGGCCAAACTGGGCATTGTTGACCGGCCTTTCCTGAACCGCAACAGAAAATACGCCTTTCTCCTCTCCTTTGTTATCGCCGCCATCCTCACCCCGACGCCGGATGTGGTCAATCAGCTGCTCATGGCCGTGCCGCTGGTTATTCTTTATGAGATCAGCATTGTTGCGGTCTGGATATTCGGCAGAAAGATTGACTCGGAGGAAGCAACCGCCGACGATGCGGCGGAATAA
- a CDS encoding preprotein translocase: protein MDTFEKQALTEHLRDLRSSLIRSVIGIFVGFAVSYAFVQDIGAWFVRPLFEVLPENSSLIFTSYQEGFFFI from the coding sequence ATGGATACATTTGAAAAACAGGCGCTGACCGAGCATCTGCGTGATCTGCGCAGCAGCCTGATCCGGTCGGTTATCGGCATTTTTGTCGGTTTCGCCGTCTCCTATGCCTTTGTTCAGGATATCGGCGCCTGGTTTGTCCGGCCTCTTTTTGAGGTGTTGCCGGAAAATTCAAGCCTCATCTTCACTTCGTACCAGGAGGGCTTTTTTTTTATCTGA
- a CDS encoding chemotaxis response regulator protein-glutamate methylesterase — protein MGKIKVLVVDDSAVVRKVFTEELSRQPDIEVIGAAPDPYVARDKIVHLQPDVITLDIEMPRMDGLTFLRKLMKHYPLPVIIVSSLTREGGALALEAIESGAVDVVSKPGEAYSVGDMSVQLADKIRAAARVRPADLQKSCGADISRTPASYKRSLTESTHKVIAIGSSTGGTEALKEVLIRLPPTAPGIMIVQHMPANFTFSFAQRLDGLCKIRVKEAEDGDAVLPGQALVAPGNYHMVMRRSGARYYVNVKTGPLVCHQRPAVDVLFNSVAAYGGANAIGVILTGMGKDGAQGMLKMHEAGAKTIAQDEASCVVFGMPKEAIAAGGVDRVVPLDQISQVMLDMV, from the coding sequence ATGGGAAAGATAAAGGTACTGGTGGTCGATGATTCCGCCGTGGTCCGCAAGGTGTTTACGGAAGAGCTTTCCAGGCAGCCGGATATCGAGGTCATCGGCGCGGCTCCCGATCCCTATGTGGCGCGGGACAAGATTGTCCATTTGCAGCCCGATGTGATCACCCTGGACATCGAGATGCCCCGCATGGACGGGCTGACTTTTCTGCGCAAGCTGATGAAGCATTATCCCCTGCCGGTGATCATTGTCAGCTCCTTGACCCGTGAAGGCGGCGCCTTGGCCCTGGAGGCCATTGAGTCAGGAGCGGTGGATGTCGTTTCCAAGCCGGGCGAGGCTTATTCGGTGGGGGATATGAGCGTGCAGCTCGCCGATAAGATTCGGGCCGCGGCCAGGGTTCGGCCGGCGGATCTGCAAAAGAGTTGCGGCGCAGACATCAGCAGAACTCCTGCAAGCTATAAGCGCTCTCTTACGGAATCGACCCATAAGGTCATTGCCATCGGCTCGTCCACCGGGGGAACCGAGGCCTTGAAGGAGGTGCTCATCCGTTTGCCTCCCACAGCTCCTGGTATCATGATTGTCCAGCACATGCCGGCCAATTTCACTTTCAGTTTTGCCCAGCGTCTCGACGGTTTATGTAAAATTCGGGTCAAGGAGGCAGAGGATGGGGATGCCGTGTTGCCGGGACAGGCGCTGGTGGCGCCGGGAAACTACCATATGGTTATGCGGCGCAGCGGTGCGCGCTATTATGTCAATGTCAAAACTGGCCCCCTGGTCTGCCATCAGCGACCGGCGGTGGATGTGCTTTTTAATTCCGTTGCCGCCTATGGCGGGGCGAATGCCATCGGCGTTATTCTCACCGGCATGGGCAAGGACGGCGCCCAGGGCATGTTGAAGATGCACGAGGCCGGGGCAAAGACCATTGCCCAGGATGAAGCGAGCTGCGTCGTGTTCGGCATGCCCAAGGAGGCGATTGCCGCCGGTGGTGTCGACCGGGTGGTGCCGCTTGATCAGATCAGTCAGGTGATGCTCGACATGGTTTGA
- a CDS encoding phosphohydrolase codes for MSRVEEIVALIRHVPPFPKVAERVMELVKDPDVTAHRLAEVIQYDPVITANVLKICNAAYFGLPRKVNSLDEGLVVIGHDILKDIIITSSSARFYQGAAGAGYGLDPGDMWKHSIACGITAKILVRHIKDVDSGSAFTAGILHDIGKRFLSGFVADDLRRINAKVELEGCSFVEAEKEILGIDHAELGGMILKKWEFDRPLIDAVRCHHNADALQQAPLTALVALSNSLVISLGIGVGVDGLASELRGDGLARFSISMETVQKCMVDLIAELDRAEELLSL; via the coding sequence ATGAGCCGTGTTGAAGAAATTGTGGCATTAATCCGCCATGTGCCTCCTTTTCCCAAAGTTGCGGAAAGGGTGATGGAACTTGTCAAGGATCCCGACGTGACTGCCCACCGGTTAGCCGAGGTGATCCAGTATGACCCGGTCATTACCGCCAACGTTCTTAAAATCTGCAATGCCGCTTACTTCGGCCTGCCCCGCAAGGTGAACTCCCTGGACGAAGGGCTGGTGGTCATTGGTCACGACATCCTCAAGGATATCATTATCACCAGCAGCAGCGCCCGGTTTTACCAGGGAGCGGCGGGCGCGGGCTATGGGCTGGACCCGGGGGACATGTGGAAGCATTCCATCGCCTGCGGCATAACGGCCAAAATCCTGGTACGACACATAAAAGACGTTGACTCGGGAAGCGCCTTTACCGCCGGCATTCTGCATGATATCGGCAAGCGCTTTTTAAGCGGCTTTGTCGCCGATGATTTACGGAGAATCAACGCCAAGGTGGAGCTGGAAGGGTGTTCTTTTGTCGAGGCGGAGAAAGAGATTCTCGGTATTGATCATGCCGAGCTGGGAGGGATGATTCTGAAAAAATGGGAATTCGACCGGCCCCTGATTGATGCGGTCCGCTGTCACCATAACGCCGATGCCTTGCAGCAAGCCCCGCTGACCGCCCTTGTCGCCTTGAGTAACAGTCTGGTTATCTCGCTCGGCATCGGTGTCGGTGTCGACGGTTTGGCATCGGAGCTGCGGGGGGATGGGCTTGCCCGATTTTCCATTTCCATGGAAACGGTGCAGAAGTGTATGGTGGATCTGATTGCCGAGCTCGATCGGGCCGAGGAACTGTTGAGTTTGTAA
- a CDS encoding chemotaxis protein CheD, translated as MKVIVGISDMKVSNNAKETLITYSLGSCIGLVIWDPAVKVGGLLHYMLPESKLDRERARKNPYMFADTGIPCLFKEAYLLGAIKSRLVVKVVGGAQILDPTGLFSIGKRNYLLLRQLFKKNNISIAKEDIGGSVNRTVSLEIGSGRVLLKVSGRGEFEL; from the coding sequence ATGAAAGTCATTGTCGGCATTTCAGACATGAAGGTCAGCAACAACGCGAAAGAGACCTTGATTACCTATTCTCTGGGCTCGTGCATCGGTCTTGTCATCTGGGACCCGGCAGTCAAGGTGGGCGGCCTGCTTCACTATATGCTGCCCGAGTCAAAACTTGACCGGGAGCGGGCGCGAAAAAATCCGTACATGTTCGCCGATACGGGCATTCCTTGCCTGTTCAAGGAGGCCTATCTGCTGGGGGCAATCAAGAGCCGCCTGGTCGTCAAGGTCGTCGGCGGGGCGCAGATTCTTGATCCCACCGGGCTGTTTAGTATCGGCAAGAGGAATTATCTGCTGCTGCGACAACTGTTTAAAAAAAATAATATTTCCATCGCCAAAGAGGATATCGGCGGTTCAGTCAATCGAACCGTGAGTTTGGAGATCGGTTCGGGACGGGTGCTTTTAAAGGTTTCAGGGCGGGGAGAATTTGAGTTATGA
- a CDS encoding protein-glutamate O-methyltransferase, with product MDISFQQSRLTDDDFKKFSTLIFSKTGIYLKPEKKELLNARLGKRLRACGITSFADYYDLVVHDASGSELVHLINCVSTNFTSFFREKAHFDFLESTVLPQFVESGRASSGMKVWSAACSSGEEPYTLAMALSMFMTANPAFRFSLLATDISTKVLSVAEKGIYSMDKMDKVPQEYLKRFFQKGVGKCAGYVKAKDELSRFVTFRRFNLMDDFPWKGEMDVIFCRNVMIYFTRETQMELVEKFYHCLAPGGYLFIGHSESLTSITNRFRQAATTVYRKIK from the coding sequence ATGGATATCTCTTTTCAACAGAGTCGTTTGACCGATGACGACTTCAAAAAGTTCAGCACGCTTATCTTTTCGAAAACAGGCATCTACCTGAAGCCGGAAAAAAAGGAACTGCTCAATGCGCGCCTGGGGAAAAGACTCAGGGCCTGCGGCATCACTTCATTTGCCGATTATTACGATCTGGTTGTCCACGATGCGAGCGGCAGTGAACTCGTTCATCTCATCAACTGCGTTTCCACTAATTTTACCAGTTTTTTCAGGGAAAAAGCTCATTTTGATTTTCTCGAATCCACCGTTCTTCCCCAGTTTGTGGAGAGCGGTCGGGCGTCCTCCGGCATGAAGGTCTGGTCCGCGGCATGTTCATCCGGGGAGGAGCCGTATACCCTGGCCATGGCGCTTTCCATGTTCATGACCGCCAATCCTGCCTTCCGTTTTTCCCTCCTGGCCACGGATATTTCCACCAAGGTTCTGTCCGTGGCGGAAAAGGGGATTTATTCCATGGATAAAATGGACAAGGTGCCCCAGGAATATCTGAAGAGGTTTTTCCAGAAAGGGGTGGGAAAGTGTGCGGGCTATGTCAAGGCAAAGGATGAATTGTCACGGTTTGTCACCTTCAGGCGCTTCAACCTGATGGACGACTTTCCCTGGAAGGGAGAAATGGATGTGATTTTCTGTCGCAACGTGATGATCTATTTCACCCGGGAAACCCAGATGGAGCTGGTGGAGAAATTTTATCATTGCCTGGCGCCGGGTGGCTATCTTTTTATCGGTCATTCGGAAAGTCTGACAAGTATCACCAATCGATTCCGTCAGGCGGCGACAACCGTTTACCGGAAAATTAAATAA
- a CDS encoding chemotaxis protein CheW yields MAHLENAQAGTKQNVKDLAGKYLTFDLGREEYGIGILKVREIIGLMEITAVPHTPRYIKGVINLRGSVIPVLDLRLKFNMDSQEYNERTCIIVVEVQGESGVLLVGMIVDSVSEVLNIVESEIEPPPSFGGDLETGNFLGMAKIKGRVKILLDVDEVIGEAGLRSAAI; encoded by the coding sequence ATGGCACATCTTGAAAACGCACAGGCGGGAACAAAACAGAACGTAAAGGACTTGGCCGGCAAGTATCTGACATTTGACCTGGGCCGTGAAGAGTATGGCATCGGCATTCTCAAGGTGCGGGAAATCATCGGCCTGATGGAGATCACCGCCGTGCCCCATACTCCCCGTTACATCAAGGGAGTGATCAACCTGCGGGGCAGCGTTATTCCCGTGCTTGATCTGCGCCTGAAATTCAACATGGACTCCCAGGAGTATAATGAACGGACCTGCATCATTGTCGTTGAGGTACAGGGCGAGTCCGGCGTTCTCCTGGTCGGCATGATTGTTGATTCCGTATCGGAGGTGCTTAATATCGTCGAATCAGAGATTGAGCCTCCGCCTTCATTCGGCGGAGACTTGGAAACGGGAAATTTTCTCGGCATGGCAAAAATCAAGGGCCGGGTGAAAATCCTTCTTGATGTTGATGAAGTTATCGGCGAAGCAGGCTTGAGGTCGGCCGCAATATAG